A window of the Sphingobium sp. CAP-1 genome harbors these coding sequences:
- a CDS encoding acyltransferase family protein — MENRGHGQAHYRLDWVDVARGIGILAVVIGHVWTRGPLRDAMYAFHMPLFFLLSGMLSRPHAVGAFTRRQLLSQMRPYAAFLALLIVADQIIERLKGHLPIFHTWPEDLVPIVLGGFWLRGPFTIFWFVPCLMMARILFNIALHRWPDPLDRRWAAMLLPMLLLAYAPGWWTQASPLGLLSVPMAFVLLWVGAVWPRMRWHNGLILPLGLLAGAGLSGLLPTLNMKVADYGVPLLSIGAAVAASLLIFRLSARIAPFAGPLAALGRASLVVMYLHVAIIHYLSPYLGKLALLGLALVLPFLAYHLIRATPLRRIFL, encoded by the coding sequence ATGGAGAATAGGGGGCATGGCCAGGCGCATTATCGGCTCGACTGGGTCGATGTGGCGCGCGGCATCGGCATATTGGCTGTGGTGATCGGCCATGTGTGGACGCGCGGGCCGCTGCGCGACGCCATGTATGCCTTTCACATGCCGCTCTTCTTCCTGCTGTCCGGGATGCTGTCGCGGCCCCATGCGGTCGGTGCTTTTACCCGCCGCCAGTTGCTCAGCCAGATGCGGCCCTATGCCGCCTTCCTCGCCCTGCTGATCGTCGCGGACCAGATTATCGAGCGGCTGAAGGGCCATTTGCCGATCTTCCATACATGGCCGGAGGATCTGGTGCCGATCGTGCTGGGCGGCTTCTGGCTGCGCGGGCCGTTCACCATCTTCTGGTTCGTGCCCTGCCTGATGATGGCACGCATATTGTTCAATATCGCGCTGCATCGCTGGCCCGATCCGCTCGACCGGCGCTGGGCGGCGATGCTGTTGCCGATGCTGCTGCTGGCCTATGCGCCGGGCTGGTGGACGCAGGCGTCGCCGCTGGGGCTGCTGAGCGTGCCGATGGCGTTCGTGCTGCTATGGGTCGGGGCGGTCTGGCCCCGGATGCGCTGGCATAATGGCCTGATCCTGCCGCTTGGCCTGCTGGCGGGCGCCGGCCTTTCGGGGCTGTTGCCGACGCTTAACATGAAGGTTGCCGATTATGGCGTTCCACTGCTGTCGATCGGTGCGGCCGTGGCGGCGTCGCTGCTGATCTTTCGCCTGTCGGCGCGGATCGCGCCTTTTGCCGGGCCGTTGGCGGCACTGGGGCGGGCGTCGCTGGTGGTGATGTATCTGCACGTCGCCATCATCCACTATCTCTCGCCCTATCTGGGCAAGTTGGCGCTGCTGGGGCTGGCGCTGGTCCTGCCTTTCCTTGCCTATCATCTGATCCGCGCCACGCCCTTACGGCGTATCTTCCTCTGA
- a CDS encoding RluA family pseudouridine synthase — protein sequence MALLTDHVLFIDGEALILDKPAGLPVDAPRDGSIALENHLASLTFGFQRWPLPVHRLDRDTSGCLLLARNPKAHKRFAAAFEAGTVTKRYVAVLEGVPADESGTIELSLKKVSTAAQGWRMIAAKAGKPAVTHWRKLAEKNGRALIAFTPETGRTHQIRVHAQHGLGFGIVGDPVYGDGNGDQKTAMLLHSRFLSVPRGDKPAAEATAPLPATFIAAGFGPEILDDAGL from the coding sequence TTGGCCCTTCTTACCGACCATGTCCTGTTTATCGATGGCGAGGCACTGATCCTCGACAAGCCCGCCGGCCTGCCGGTGGATGCGCCGCGCGACGGGTCGATCGCACTGGAAAATCATCTCGCCTCGCTGACCTTCGGTTTCCAGCGCTGGCCGCTGCCGGTGCATCGGCTGGACCGGGACACCAGCGGTTGCCTGCTGCTGGCCCGCAATCCCAAGGCGCACAAACGCTTCGCCGCCGCATTCGAGGCCGGCACCGTCACCAAACGCTATGTCGCGGTGCTGGAAGGCGTGCCGGCGGACGAAAGCGGCACGATCGAACTATCACTCAAGAAAGTCAGCACCGCCGCGCAGGGATGGCGCATGATCGCGGCCAAGGCGGGCAAGCCCGCCGTCACCCACTGGCGCAAGCTGGCGGAGAAAAATGGCCGGGCGCTGATCGCCTTCACCCCCGAAACCGGACGCACCCATCAGATCCGCGTCCATGCCCAGCACGGGCTGGGCTTCGGCATCGTCGGCGATCCGGTCTATGGCGACGGCAATGGCGACCAAAAAACCGCGATGCTGCTGCACAGCCGCTTCCTGAGCGTGCCGCGTGGCGACAAGCCCGCCGCAGAGGCGACCGCGCCCCTGCCCGCCACCTTCATCGCCGCCGGTTTCGGGCCGGAGATACTGGACGATGCCGGACTTTGA
- the arfB gene encoding alternative ribosome rescue aminoacyl-tRNA hydrolase ArfB, with translation MPDFEIPDDALEERFITGGGPGGQNVNKVATAVQLRVNLFKLGLPVHAYRKIKELAGSRLTSANEILIQANRFRTQDANRQDARDRLMEMIHKAHERDARRIATKPGKAAKARRVDTKKARSSVKQGRGKVRLD, from the coding sequence ATGCCGGACTTTGAGATTCCCGATGACGCGCTGGAGGAGCGCTTCATCACCGGGGGCGGTCCGGGCGGGCAGAATGTGAACAAGGTCGCGACTGCGGTGCAACTGCGCGTCAACCTGTTCAAGCTCGGCCTGCCCGTCCATGCCTATCGCAAGATCAAGGAACTGGCCGGATCGCGCCTGACCTCCGCCAATGAGATACTGATCCAGGCCAATCGCTTCCGCACGCAGGACGCGAACCGGCAGGACGCGCGCGATCGGCTGATGGAGATGATCCACAAGGCGCATGAACGCGACGCCCGCCGGATCGCCACCAAACCCGGCAAGGCAGCCAAGGCCCGCCGGGTCGACACCAAGAAGGCGCGCAGTTCGGTGAAACAGGGACGCGGCAAGGTGCGGCTGGACTGA
- a CDS encoding glycosyltransferase family 39 protein, giving the protein MADAAALPLPRAPALPRATPDLIAPLCWAALVVGLACRLFSGMNAPLWFDETFSAVIATQDNIPHLIRWMLQELSGPTYYSMLFAWERIAGDSNVALRLPSLILSIATPLLILWRGHPDRQVRMIWAAATALSVIGFDSATQARPYALLFLLATAQAIAFLRLIDRPDLRRAFLWTGISALMVLTHYHAAVICGLEGIAYLALRPKQAIRTWPALLPLIPMTAWMAFHLPFILSFTNKDTVWYGTLGLDALWLIPSLLTGLAWPGVILLTAMLVSFGHDLVAARRGKAAWPYSAGQTALVACGMAAVALVMGIGFIIPSFTARYILPYVPALLAGVAFWIRRMGKAAPLVAAPMLCLMIGSAAAQLAGYLRNPQDDFRYAFNFEQPSQWIAARGADRLVLLWDNPTAGLNDPDGHLAAVGGYFLRRDGHDIGVTALPWPRRGDPNRLLLDLAGNRPHGAILWAYDASVPGTRGRVHPWAIPHIDPRWQCRDFGRAPITMLACILP; this is encoded by the coding sequence ATGGCTGACGCCGCTGCCCTGCCCCTGCCGCGCGCGCCAGCGCTGCCCCGCGCGACGCCCGATCTGATTGCGCCGCTCTGCTGGGCCGCGTTGGTCGTGGGGCTGGCCTGCCGGCTGTTTTCCGGCATGAACGCGCCACTCTGGTTCGACGAAACCTTCTCCGCCGTCATCGCCACACAGGACAATATCCCCCACCTCATTCGCTGGATGCTTCAGGAATTGAGCGGGCCGACCTATTATTCGATGCTGTTCGCCTGGGAACGGATCGCCGGCGACAGCAATGTCGCGCTCCGCCTGCCCAGCCTGATCCTGTCCATCGCGACGCCATTGCTGATCCTGTGGCGCGGACATCCCGACCGGCAGGTGCGGATGATCTGGGCGGCGGCGACCGCGCTGTCCGTCATCGGTTTCGATTCCGCCACGCAGGCGCGTCCCTATGCCCTGCTGTTTCTGCTGGCGACCGCGCAGGCCATCGCCTTCCTGCGCCTGATCGATCGGCCGGACCTGCGCCGGGCGTTCCTGTGGACCGGCATTTCCGCCCTGATGGTGCTGACCCATTATCATGCCGCCGTCATCTGTGGGCTGGAGGGGATCGCCTATCTGGCGCTGCGCCCGAAACAGGCGATCCGCACCTGGCCGGCACTGCTGCCGCTGATCCCCATGACGGCATGGATGGCCTTTCACCTCCCCTTCATCCTCAGCTTCACCAACAAGGACACGGTCTGGTATGGCACGCTGGGGCTGGACGCGCTCTGGCTGATCCCGTCGCTACTGACCGGCCTTGCCTGGCCCGGCGTAATCCTCCTGACCGCGATGCTCGTCAGCTTCGGCCATGATCTGGTCGCCGCCCGGCGGGGCAAGGCGGCATGGCCCTATAGTGCCGGCCAGACGGCGCTGGTCGCCTGCGGCATGGCTGCGGTGGCGCTGGTCATGGGGATCGGCTTCATCATTCCGTCCTTCACTGCCCGCTATATCCTGCCCTATGTTCCGGCTTTGCTGGCCGGTGTCGCCTTCTGGATCAGACGCATGGGCAAGGCCGCGCCGCTGGTGGCGGCACCGATGCTGTGCCTGATGATCGGATCGGCCGCGGCCCAGTTGGCAGGCTATCTCCGCAATCCGCAGGACGATTTCCGCTACGCCTTCAATTTCGAGCAACCATCCCAATGGATCGCGGCGCGCGGCGCCGACCGACTGGTCCTGCTGTGGGACAACCCCACCGCCGGGCTGAACGACCCTGACGGCCATCTTGCGGCGGTCGGCGGCTATTTCCTGCGCCGCGACGGGCATGACATCGGCGTCACCGCGCTGCCCTGGCCGCGTCGGGGCGACCCCAATCGCCTGCTGCTGGATCTGGCCGGAAACAGACCGCACGGCGCGATCCTGTGGGCCTATGACGCCAGCGTTCCCGGCACGCGCGGCCGGGTGCATCCCTGGGCAATCCCGCACATCGATCCCCGCTGGCAATGTCGCGACTTCGGCCGCGCGCCGATCACCATGCTGGCCTGCATCCTGCCCTGA
- a CDS encoding GAF domain-containing protein, with amino-acid sequence MYDFAPADAADKATLYADLLSAADALTASEPDPIANMANISALIWQFLPDLNWAGFYRMVEDELVLGPFQGKPACIRIPVGRGVCGAAAATRETQRVEDVHAFPGHIACDAASASEIVVPLLQDGRLIGVLDLDSPIVARFDSTDAQGLEALAARIVARIA; translated from the coding sequence ATGTATGATTTTGCCCCCGCCGATGCCGCCGACAAGGCGACACTCTATGCCGACTTGCTGTCCGCCGCCGACGCGCTGACCGCCAGCGAGCCGGACCCGATCGCCAACATGGCCAATATCTCGGCGCTGATCTGGCAATTCCTGCCCGATCTCAACTGGGCCGGCTTCTATCGCATGGTGGAGGACGAACTGGTGCTGGGGCCGTTTCAGGGCAAGCCCGCCTGCATCCGCATCCCGGTGGGGCGGGGCGTGTGCGGCGCCGCCGCGGCAACGCGTGAAACCCAGCGTGTCGAGGATGTTCATGCCTTCCCCGGCCATATCGCCTGCGACGCCGCCAGTGCATCGGAAATCGTCGTACCCCTGCTACAGGACGGCCGCCTGATCGGCGTGCTGGACCTCGACAGCCCGATAGTCGCCCGGTTCGACTCGACCGATGCACAGGGTCTGGAAGCGCTGGCCGCGCGGATCGTTGCGCGGATCGCCTGA
- a CDS encoding RcnB family protein has product MSSLLLLGASAALAGMATPALADGNPGRGWTGGTRGAHMPRPGGTWNNGAHRWGPRYHGRWYAGWRAPGGWGGYQRPIRGYILPRYWISPSYYIANYGAYGLPVPSSGYGWSRYYDDAVMTDRYGRVYDHRSDVDWNRYEGGYGPDGNDEDGYDAPRRDNGVGGAAVGAVVGGLAGNRIAGRGNRTAGTLIGASVGAVAGMAIDKAEDRPRDHAPPPRRPGAGYDYGYGYADDAVTTRNDYDSRWDGRWTGTWTTDDGRKVSGTYEGRFEGDVHGAGVDYDAPPYAAVPHWSQGPVSVSQGGGYIANGYYYPAPVMTTVTIQPAVTTTTTTTYVTESYRKPVRRKVRSCRCK; this is encoded by the coding sequence ATGTCGAGCCTTCTCCTTCTGGGCGCCAGCGCCGCACTGGCCGGGATGGCGACGCCGGCCCTGGCTGACGGCAATCCCGGCCGGGGATGGACCGGCGGCACGCGGGGCGCGCATATGCCCCGCCCCGGCGGCACCTGGAACAACGGCGCGCATCGCTGGGGTCCGCGCTATCATGGCCGCTGGTATGCCGGCTGGCGCGCGCCGGGCGGATGGGGCGGCTATCAGCGCCCGATCCGGGGCTATATCCTGCCCCGCTACTGGATCAGCCCAAGCTATTATATCGCCAATTATGGCGCCTATGGCCTGCCCGTCCCGTCCTCCGGCTATGGCTGGTCGCGCTATTATGACGATGCGGTGATGACCGACCGCTATGGCCGCGTCTATGACCATCGCAGCGATGTCGACTGGAACCGCTATGAAGGCGGCTATGGCCCGGATGGCAACGATGAGGATGGCTATGACGCGCCGCGCCGCGACAATGGCGTGGGCGGCGCGGCAGTCGGCGCGGTCGTCGGCGGCCTTGCCGGCAACCGTATCGCCGGGCGCGGCAACCGCACCGCCGGCACGCTGATCGGCGCCAGTGTCGGCGCGGTCGCCGGCATGGCGATCGACAAGGCGGAAGATCGCCCGCGCGACCATGCGCCACCGCCCCGCCGACCGGGCGCCGGCTATGATTATGGCTATGGCTATGCCGACGACGCCGTGACGACCCGGAATGACTATGACAGCCGCTGGGACGGCCGCTGGACCGGCACCTGGACCACGGACGACGGACGCAAGGTCAGCGGCACCTATGAAGGCCGGTTCGAGGGCGACGTGCATGGCGCTGGTGTCGATTATGACGCGCCGCCCTACGCCGCCGTGCCGCACTGGTCGCAAGGACCGGTGTCGGTGTCGCAGGGGGGCGGCTATATCGCCAACGGCTATTATTATCCGGCGCCGGTCATGACCACCGTGACCATCCAGCCGGCGGTGACGACAACCACCACCACAACCTATGTCACCGAAAGCTATCGCAAGCCGGTGCGGCGCAAGGTCCGCTCCTGCCGCTGCAAATAG
- a CDS encoding arginyltransferase yields MTAPFRFPRFFVTNPSPCPYLPGKSERKVFTELNGDNAAELNDALGRIGFRRSQNVAYRPSCADCAACVSVRVVAQEFRPNATQRKLIRRNSDLQVTACKPWSTEEQFALLQRYLHARHPGGGMTEMDEMDFADMVEQTPVDSYIVEYREPGVDGRPGKLVGACLTDRQGDGLSMIYSFFDTELADRAGLGNYIIMDHIVRASSAGLPYVYLGYWVEGSQRMQYKIRYRPLEKLGRQGWVRFEPDDRTQGASAAPQRDEPPLPVELATMFRR; encoded by the coding sequence ATGACCGCCCCATTCCGATTCCCGCGTTTCTTCGTCACCAATCCGTCCCCATGCCCCTATCTGCCCGGCAAGAGCGAGCGGAAGGTGTTCACCGAACTGAACGGTGACAATGCGGCCGAACTCAACGATGCGCTGGGCCGGATAGGCTTTCGTCGCAGTCAGAATGTCGCCTATCGGCCCAGTTGCGCCGATTGCGCCGCCTGTGTGTCGGTGCGGGTCGTTGCGCAGGAGTTCAGGCCCAATGCGACGCAGCGCAAGCTGATCCGCCGTAACAGCGACTTGCAGGTCACGGCCTGCAAGCCCTGGTCGACCGAAGAACAGTTCGCCCTGCTTCAGCGCTATCTCCATGCCCGCCATCCCGGTGGCGGCATGACCGAGATGGACGAGATGGATTTCGCCGACATGGTCGAGCAGACTCCGGTGGACAGCTATATTGTCGAATATCGCGAACCGGGCGTCGATGGCCGTCCGGGCAAGCTGGTGGGCGCCTGCCTGACCGACCGGCAGGGCGATGGACTGTCGATGATCTATAGCTTCTTCGACACCGAACTGGCGGACCGCGCGGGCCTCGGCAACTATATCATCATGGACCATATCGTCCGCGCGTCGAGCGCGGGCCTGCCCTATGTCTATCTGGGCTATTGGGTCGAAGGGTCGCAGCGGATGCAATATAAGATCCGCTATCGCCCCCTTGAAAAGCTGGGCCGTCAGGGCTGGGTGCGCTTCGAGCCGGACGATCGGACTCAGGGCGCATCAGCAGCGCCGCAACGGGATGAACCACCACTGCCGGTCGAACTGGCGACGATGTTCCGACGCTGA
- a CDS encoding threonine ammonia-lyase yields the protein MTSLAKIESALPLPVTVDDILAARTRIAGAIVKTPTLISQTLSDMLGCKVYLKFENLQFTAAYKERGALNRLLQLDDASKAKGVIAASAGNHAQGLAYHGKRLGVPVTIVMPTTTPIVKITQTRGHGATVVQFGEKFDDAYAQARKLEVEQGLTFIHPFDEPDIMAGQGTVALELLEDAPEIDTLVIPIGGGGLFSGMATAARAMKPDIQLFGVQAELYPSMYDFIKGADLPCDGDTLAEGIAVKQPGELTRRFVERLADDVLLVTERRLEEAVSLLLQIEKTVVEGAGAAGLAALLTHREKFAGRNVGLVLTGGNIDTRLLANVLLRDLARSGRLARLRIILQDRPGALFHVARIFDQEAVNILELAHQRIFTNLPAKGLSLDVECETRDRAHLQRLIAALGEAGYEVAPIEVA from the coding sequence ATGACCAGCCTAGCCAAGATCGAAAGCGCCCTGCCGCTGCCCGTCACCGTCGATGACATCCTTGCCGCGCGAACCCGGATTGCGGGCGCGATCGTCAAGACGCCGACGCTGATCAGCCAGACGCTGTCCGATATGCTGGGCTGCAAGGTCTATCTGAAATTCGAAAATCTCCAGTTCACCGCCGCCTATAAGGAGCGCGGCGCGCTCAACCGCCTGTTGCAACTGGATGATGCGTCGAAGGCCAAGGGCGTGATCGCCGCGTCGGCCGGCAACCATGCGCAGGGGCTGGCCTATCATGGCAAGCGGCTGGGCGTGCCCGTCACCATCGTCATGCCTACGACAACGCCGATCGTGAAGATCACGCAGACGCGCGGTCATGGCGCGACCGTGGTGCAGTTCGGCGAGAAGTTCGACGACGCCTATGCCCAGGCCCGCAAGCTGGAGGTGGAGCAGGGGCTTACCTTCATCCATCCCTTCGATGAACCGGACATCATGGCCGGACAGGGTACGGTCGCGCTGGAATTGCTGGAGGACGCGCCGGAAATCGACACGCTGGTCATCCCGATCGGCGGCGGCGGCCTCTTTTCCGGCATGGCGACGGCGGCGCGGGCGATGAAGCCCGACATTCAGTTGTTCGGGGTGCAGGCGGAACTCTATCCGTCCATGTATGACTTCATCAAGGGTGCGGACCTGCCCTGCGACGGCGATACGCTGGCCGAAGGCATTGCGGTCAAGCAACCGGGTGAACTGACCCGCCGCTTTGTCGAGCGTCTGGCCGACGACGTGCTGCTGGTGACGGAAAGGCGGCTGGAGGAGGCGGTCAGCCTGTTGCTCCAGATCGAAAAGACGGTGGTGGAAGGCGCCGGCGCCGCGGGTCTGGCGGCGCTGCTTACCCACCGGGAGAAATTTGCCGGCCGCAATGTCGGGCTGGTGCTGACCGGCGGCAATATCGACACGCGCCTGCTGGCCAATGTGCTGCTGCGCGACCTTGCCCGGTCGGGGCGTCTGGCGCGCCTGCGCATCATCCTTCAGGACCGTCCCGGCGCGCTGTTCCATGTCGCCCGCATCTTCGATCAGGAGGCGGTCAACATCCTGGAACTGGCGCATCAGCGTATCTTTACCAACCTGCCGGCCAAGGGGCTGAGCCTCGACGTGGAATGCGAAACGCGTGACCGCGCCCATCTGCAAAGGCTGATCGCGGCGCTCGGCGAAGCGGGCTATGAGGTGGCGCCGATCGAGGTTGCCTGA
- a CDS encoding NAD(P)-dependent oxidoreductase, which translates to MANIAFIGLGVMGGPIAGHLAQAGHSLTVYNRSIGKAKIWAETYGGQVAISPAKAAEDADIVISCVGTDDDLSQVTLGRDGAFRTMQPGSLFIDHTTVSARIARQLFVEGESRGIHSVDAPVSGGQAGAENGRLSIMCGGSEPAVVAAQIVMQAYAARIVHVGTAGAGQTTKMVNQICIGGLLQSLSEALRFAQAAELDLDKVFEAISGGAAQSWQMDHRWKTMAQDSFDFGFAVDWMRKDLGLAIEEARANGATLPVTAMVDQFYADVQALGGSRQDTSALVRRITRA; encoded by the coding sequence ATGGCTAATATCGCGTTTATCGGCCTGGGCGTCATGGGCGGCCCGATCGCAGGACATCTGGCGCAGGCTGGCCACAGCCTGACCGTCTATAACCGTTCGATCGGCAAGGCGAAGATCTGGGCGGAAACCTATGGCGGGCAGGTCGCGATCAGCCCGGCCAAGGCGGCCGAGGACGCGGACATCGTCATCAGTTGCGTCGGCACCGACGATGATCTGTCGCAGGTCACGCTGGGCCGCGACGGCGCGTTCCGCACGATGCAGCCGGGCAGCCTGTTCATCGACCACACCACCGTATCGGCGCGGATCGCGCGGCAATTGTTCGTGGAAGGGGAAAGCCGGGGCATTCACAGCGTCGACGCGCCGGTATCGGGCGGACAGGCGGGGGCGGAAAACGGCCGGTTGTCGATCATGTGCGGCGGCAGCGAACCGGCGGTGGTGGCGGCGCAGATCGTGATGCAGGCCTATGCCGCGCGGATCGTCCATGTCGGCACAGCGGGCGCGGGCCAGACCACCAAGATGGTGAACCAGATCTGCATCGGCGGCCTGCTGCAAAGCCTGTCGGAAGCGCTGCGCTTCGCGCAGGCGGCTGAACTGGATCTCGACAAGGTGTTCGAAGCGATTTCGGGTGGCGCAGCGCAAAGCTGGCAGATGGACCATCGCTGGAAAACGATGGCACAGGACAGTTTCGACTTCGGCTTCGCGGTCGACTGGATGCGCAAGGATCTGGGGCTGGCGATCGAGGAAGCGCGGGCCAATGGCGCAACGCTGCCTGTGACCGCGATGGTCGACCAGTTCTACGCCGATGTGCAGGCGCTGGGCGGCAGCCGGCAGGACACCAGCGCACTGGTGCGCCGGATCACCCGCGCGTGA
- a CDS encoding amidohydrolase: MKAARLTAIAALVLPFAPPADASGVIDNVNGIAIDANGKLVRFGALMVDDDGKVEKLIQGRYQEPEYKPKKPKKGQPWPERPKGLSFKLDAGGKTLIPGLIDAHGHVMSYGMALVTLDLSDTGSLAQAQAKIRAYVEANPGRKWIIGTGWNQEQWGLGRFPTAAELDAAESEIPVWLERVDGHAGWANSAAIRAAGVTATTRAPSGGRIEMAAGKPAGVFVDKAMDLIGKVVPPPAPKDRDIALEKAQRALLSMGITGIADMGTSIQDWQAFRRSADRGALRVRIMSYAYGLDNMVLIGGPEPTPWLYDDHLRMGGVKLLLDGALGSRGAWLRADYSDAPGQRGLPMISDTQLRNIMSRAAMDNFQVAVHAIGDAANHEVLNAIEELNDTYKGDRRWRIEHAQIIDPADLPRFAPLGVVASMQPVHEASDWRMATARMGEARLKGAYAWKTMLDNRVPLAFGSDVPVESPNPFAGIAVAMSREDAKGEPAGGWMPEQRVGFEAALDGFTRQAAYAGFAEKQFGSLIPGQRADFLLIDRDISTARPADIRQTQVLESWIGGKRVYVKGQ; this comes from the coding sequence GTGAAGGCTGCCCGTCTGACGGCGATCGCCGCGCTCGTCCTGCCCTTCGCCCCGCCCGCTGATGCATCGGGGGTGATCGATAATGTCAACGGCATCGCGATCGACGCCAATGGCAAATTGGTGCGCTTCGGCGCGCTGATGGTCGATGATGACGGCAAGGTCGAAAAACTGATCCAGGGCCGCTATCAGGAACCCGAATATAAGCCCAAAAAACCGAAAAAGGGCCAACCCTGGCCCGAACGGCCCAAGGGGCTGTCGTTCAAGCTGGACGCCGGCGGCAAGACGCTGATCCCCGGCCTGATCGACGCGCACGGCCATGTCATGAGCTATGGCATGGCGCTGGTCACGCTCGATCTGTCGGATACAGGATCGCTGGCGCAGGCGCAGGCGAAGATCCGCGCCTATGTGGAGGCCAATCCGGGCCGCAAATGGATCATCGGCACCGGCTGGAACCAGGAACAATGGGGGCTGGGCCGCTTCCCCACCGCGGCGGAACTGGATGCGGCCGAAAGCGAAATTCCGGTCTGGCTGGAACGGGTCGACGGCCATGCCGGCTGGGCCAACAGCGCGGCCATCCGCGCGGCGGGCGTCACCGCAACGACCAGGGCGCCATCGGGCGGCCGGATCGAAATGGCGGCTGGCAAGCCGGCCGGCGTGTTCGTCGACAAGGCGATGGACCTGATCGGGAAGGTCGTGCCGCCCCCCGCCCCCAAGGATCGCGACATCGCGCTGGAAAAGGCGCAGCGCGCGCTGCTGTCCATGGGCATCACCGGCATTGCCGACATGGGCACCAGCATTCAGGACTGGCAGGCGTTCCGCCGCTCGGCCGATCGCGGCGCGCTGCGCGTGCGGATCATGTCCTACGCCTATGGCCTCGACAATATGGTGCTGATCGGCGGGCCGGAACCGACACCCTGGCTCTATGACGATCATCTGCGCATGGGCGGGGTCAAGCTGCTGCTCGACGGCGCGCTGGGATCGCGCGGCGCGTGGCTGCGCGCCGACTATAGCGATGCGCCGGGCCAGCGCGGCCTGCCCATGATTTCCGACACCCAGCTCCGCAATATCATGAGCCGCGCGGCAATGGACAATTTCCAGGTCGCCGTCCACGCCATCGGGGACGCGGCCAATCATGAAGTGCTGAACGCGATCGAAGAACTGAACGACACCTATAAGGGCGACCGGCGCTGGCGCATCGAACATGCGCAGATCATCGATCCGGCCGACCTGCCGCGCTTCGCGCCGCTCGGCGTCGTCGCGTCGATGCAGCCGGTTCATGAAGCATCGGACTGGCGCATGGCGACCGCGCGCATGGGCGAAGCGCGGCTGAAGGGCGCCTATGCCTGGAAAACCATGCTCGACAATCGCGTGCCTCTGGCCTTCGGCTCGGACGTGCCGGTGGAAAGCCCCAATCCCTTCGCCGGTATCGCCGTCGCCATGAGCCGCGAGGATGCAAAGGGCGAACCGGCGGGCGGCTGGATGCCCGAACAGCGCGTGGGTTTCGAGGCGGCGCTGGACGGCTTCACCCGTCAGGCGGCCTATGCCGGCTTCGCCGAGAAGCAATTCGGCAGCCTGATCCCCGGCCAGCGCGCCGACTTTCTGCTGATCGACCGCGACATATCGACCGCGCGCCCCGCCGACATCCGCCAAACGCAGGTGCTGGAAAGCTGGATCGGCGGCAAGCGGGTCTATGTAAAGGGGCAATAA